The Cydia amplana chromosome 11, ilCydAmpl1.1, whole genome shotgun sequence genome includes a region encoding these proteins:
- the LOC134652363 gene encoding sperm-associated antigen 7 → MDLLGSILNSMQKPPSASEAQKNAAKKQKEALERKQKEERNMLNRFRKRVEDKISDFVKDGSKPHLAFEPMDQTYRAIIRDVAEIANLQVFSFGQDGIDRYSVVYTKERPPSEDELTARRAGGIWDEDKAAEMARDRIDRQKLAALESEEEKNRKRKRGTEELSGTFYKQKYAHLIGENAALGAAQKTNMNKSYGEVPSENKKDQRSIEQTMADIKAKKMRKAEAEANEDQA, encoded by the coding sequence ATGGACTTACTGGGTTCAATTTTAAACTCCATGCAGAAGCCACCTTCGGCGAGCGAAGCACAGAAAAATGCTGCCAAAAAGCAGAAAGAGGCTCTAGAGCGCAAGCAGAAAGAGGAGAGAAACATGTTAAATAGATTTAGAAAGAGAGTTGAAGATAAAATAAGTGATTTTGTTAAAGACGGGTCCAAACCACACTTAGCATTTGAACCGATGGATCAAACATACCGAGCAATAATTAGAGATGTCGCTGAAATTGCCAATCTTCAAGTATTTTCATTTGGGCAAGATGGAATTGATAGATATTCAGTAGTTTACACCAAAGAACGCCCACCATCTGAAGACGAGTTGACGGCACGTAGAGCGGGTGGTATTTGGGATGAAGATAAAGCAGCGGAAATGGCTAGAGACCGTATAGATAGACAAAAACTGGCAGCTTTAGAGTCCGAGGAAGAAAAAAATAGGAAGCGCAAGCGTGGCACAGAGGAACTTAGCGGtacattttataaacaaaagtaTGCTCATTTAATTGGTGAAAATGCTGCGTTAGGAGCCGCTCAAAAGACAAATATGAATAAAAGTTACGGAGAAGTTCCAAGTGAGAATAAAAAGGATCAGCGCTCCATAGAACAGACTATGGCAGATATTAAGGCTAAGAAAATGAGGAAGGCAGAGGCCGAGGCTAATGAAGATCAAGCTTAG